AGGACCAGGGGATTGAGTAGCCACTttccagatggagaaactgaggccaccCCGGCTCACCGATCTGGCCACCAATGATGGGGGGCCGCACCACCAGATGCACGAGCTTGTCCAGCACATGGTGGGAGAAGGCAACGAGGGGCTCAGGGCTGGTGAAGCGCAGTGCCGCAAGGCTGGCACGCAGCTCCTGCTCCACGGTACCCTCACTCAGGACGGCGTCCTTGAGCCGGAATGGGAAGGCCCCCTCCTCCAGGACGTGCACCAGGGTGAAGAACTTGTCCAGGTGAGGGTCCTGGGGGATGGCTAGAATGAgtaggccagggccagggccgTGGTGCAGGCAAGCCCTGGGGGGCTTATTGGGGGCTGAGTAGGCAGAGACCCCACAAATGAACGGGTGTGACAAGGGACCAGTGAGCAAAGGGAGGAGCgttaaatgaaggaaggaaagagggggcATGAGCAGGACAGGCTGGCTGAGTGACCAGGGGAAGGCCCAAGGCCCGAGCTGGGGTGGCCATTGGCATGGCTGCCCCTGCCTGAGTCAGCAGCTTCCCTGAGTGCCCAGGTCGGGCCTGAACACGGTCATGTACTCGGCCTGGGGCCAGGCTTCCCTGGCCAGCAGAAACTGCTGCCCAATCCCAAGGTAGGCAAGGAGGGAAGCAGGGCAGGACTCCTGGGTCCCCGCCCCACCCCTTACCTGGGGGTGCACAGAGGACACAGCTGTGAGCTCCACGGTGAACACGCCTTTGTGGCCATCCACCCAGCGCATGCCCGGCAGCGCCACCTACAGGAGGGGGGCACCAAGTGGGCACCAGCCTGCCCCTTTCCCGCTATCCACGTCCCCCGCCCCAGCCATTGCGACACTGGGGGCCGGAGAATGGCCCAGCCTGGGAGAGCAGCCCAGAGAGGGGCAGATGGGGAGCGAGTGCTAATGGGACTCACTGGGCAGGTGGGAAGcccagggtgctgatgggaagggaGAATGGAGACACAGAGGACATGAACTGGAGCGTTAGGCACCAGTGCCGCGCAAAATGAGAGGATAGGGAGGAAGCGGGGCAGGTGGAGCCTTAATGTGGGTGATAAGGCAGGCTCAGGCCCTGGAAGTACTAATGGGGAGACAGTGATGATGAAAAGGGGGTGGGATGGAAAAGCAGTGGGCATGTTAATGGAGATAGAGCATGCAGAGGCAGAGggctgttaatgaggcagggatgTTGGGGGTCAGGAAGGGACACTAATGGCTAATGGGGGCGGTAGCACACACAAAGACGCATTAATGGGGTGATGAGATAGTTAGGGCCCTGGAAGCACTAACAGAGGGGCAACAAGCCTCCCAGGGGCATTaacaggaaggcaggcaggcgtTAATGGTAGGATGTGAGGCAGGGGACTCAGAAGCACTAACGGGGGTCGGTGAGGCCCCAGGGGCGTGACTGGGAAGGCAGGGGATGCGTTCACGAGGGACACAACACAGGAGCCTGGGAAGCACAACTGGGGGGCTGGTGTGTTGGGGGCAGGACCCAGGCACGTACGTCAGGTGTGAGCACAGAGTAGCTGGGCGGAGGCCGGTCCACGGACACAGGCAGGCAGAACGGGCCAGTCCTCAGGCGGCCGTGCTGCAGCAGCGGGATCCACTGGGGAGAGGTAGGGGTCAGCCCAGGTGGCCGGGGCTGGGTGGGGGTCAGCTCAAGTAGGCTGGGGTTGGGTGGGGGCTGGTGGGCTGGGGCAGGGCACTCACAGTGAAGCCTACGGGCGTCTCCACGGCCGTGCCAGGCCGAGGCTGGCAGCTGACATGGTAGAAGGTAAAGAGCAGGTGGTGGTTATCGGTCACACAGGCCGGAAGACGCAGCTTGAATTCCTCGTAGAACTCGGGGGACCTGGCCAGAAAGGGTGGGTGGGCGGGCTCTGCTAGGGGCTGGGATCCCCTGTGTCCACCCCAAACCCCCCCCAAGCTATTCCTTCAGTGTGGCCGGGGCCCCATTGTCCTTGCTGTCTGCCTCAGGTTCCCCTATTCATCCTCCTAGGCCTGTAGCTCCTGAGTCTCCTACACTACTGCTGGGTACCTAATCCACAGCCACTGGTCCCCACATTACTGCATCTCCCTCTCCCATTCCCGCCCGCTGCAGTCCATCAGTGCTGCTCCACTCTGTCACCCTGGCCCCCATTAGTGCCCTGGCACCCCTGCCTCCCAGCCTGGTGCCCACGCACTTGTTGTGGTAGACCACCGGTGTGAAGGCCTCCCGGACAAACTCACTGCAGCTGGACTTGCCGAAGATGACCTGGGGGAGCGGGTCATAAGGGGCCTGCTgggacccccacccccaccctcctggGCGCAGCCACTGACCGGCAGGGCCTGGCTGGGGTCCTCGCCCGCCATGTACTGCACACGCACGGTGAGGTTGCGCACGGAGCCCTGGCGGCTGCTGAAGTTGAGGTTGTGCGGGTACACGTAAAGCAGGTTCCTGCGGGTGGTGGGGATCAGAGGGTACACATGGCCCCAGCCAGAGGCACCACAGGCGGCAGGACAAAGCCTGGCCTGGGACACAAAGAGTCAAgggaaagaaggcctggcaacTGGGGTACAGAGGGGCAGGACTCATGACTGGCAAAGGGTGGGGACAGATGAGCACCCAGGGAGCACAGATGGACCCTGGGGCTCTGATGGGGAACAGATGGTGACGTCAGGAGCAGCTGCTAGGGCTAAAGTTCCAAAACGGTGGCCAGGTGGCCAGCAGTCAGGCCTGAGCCCCATCCTCACCGGGCCCTAGGGCTTGACCACAGTCCCCCAAGAGAGGCCACTAGGGCTCTCTTGCCTGTCCTTCAGGTGGGGAAGCTGAGACTGGGGTCAGAAGGATGGGCTGGAGTCAGAATCCTGCCTCTTGCCCCGGGGCAACTGTGCACAAGCCTCAATCtccctctgggccttggtttccctcTCTGTGCGGTGGAGGCGTCGAACCTTCCAGCTGAGCAACAATACCAATGAGGATAAACAACAAAAGAATCGCACCAAACACTTATGTGGCACCTGCTGTGTGCTGGGATCCATTCTAAGCATTTAACACTAGACAATTCACTTACTGCTCACAACCACAACCGGcatcacctccattttacaggtggggaaacagACAGACTGTCCCCAAATTGCCCAGTGAGTAAAATGGCATTTATCTGGGGCACGTGTGAATCCTGGAGTCAGGCTGAGGTTACCAGCGAGTCTCCACCACCTGTACCCATTTCCCTGGCTGCTGACTAGGTTAATGGAGGCCCCGAATCACTGACTTTGAGGAGAGCAGATACTGTGACAGAGGTTAGAACAACTCTGGGCAAACAGCTGGTACTCATATATACCTCACTACTATGACCATTATTGTTGCTGTGCCTGTCCAtgggtagggaaactgaggctcggtgAGCTAAGCCGCAGGGTGGGTTTGAAGCTGGGCTGTCCTCTCccgtgcccccacccccacctggccCCAGCACTGGGCAGCGTGATCCCAGCGTGGGCCAGTCAGACACTCGCCTGATGCAATGGTCGCGCCACCACCAGACTCTTGCACAACACACAGTACCCAGCCTGGCCAGTTAACGATTGACTGGGGATTAAGGGAGTGTCAGGGCATAAAAAGCAGAGGCAGGGCACTGTGGCTGTATCCCAGATCCTCTGCCATGCCCGTGCTCGCTCTGTGCCTGCTGTGGACCCTGGCAACGGTGGCACGGCCTGTCCTAGCAGCCCCTGTGGGTGGCCCTGAGCCAGCGCCACATGAGGAGCTGACCCTGCTCTTTCATGGTGCTCTGCAGCTGGGCCAGGCCCTCAACGGTGTGTACAGGACCACGGAGGCCCGGCTGACGGAGGCTGGACGCAGCCTGGGCCTCTATGGCCAAGCACTGGGGCTCCTGGGGCAGGAGGTCAGCCGGGGCCGGGCTGCGGCCCAGGAGCTGCACACGGGCCTCTTGGAGATACAGGTGGGCACTGTAACTGGGACGCCACGGGGTGGGTAGGAGCCTGCAGTGCAACAATGTCTAGGGTGACCAACCATCCCAGTTTGCTCAGCGCTGAGGAGGTTCCCGGGATGTAGGGCTTTCGTTGATAAAACCAGGAAAGTCCTGAGCAAACAGACGGGTTGGTCATCCACCTAATGTGCCCCCATCTGTTGAGCAGACAGAGGAGAACGCCCTGCAGCTGCTGGCGGAGGCCATGGCGCAGGCGCTGGGGGAGGAAGCCCACAGACAGCAGGTGCTGCGGGACAGACTGCAGCAGCTAGAAGTCCGGTTGCGGGGTGCCTGGCTGGGCCATGCACACCATGAATTTGAGGCCTTAAAGGTAAGGGGCTCCCAGCCCTGGGGTGCCAAGACCTTGATTCCTGGCTTGAACTTGCTTTTGAATCTGGAGTCCCAGAGATCCCTAGGTCAGCCTCCTAGCTCCATGGCTTCTTGCCTTGGCGGCTCTGGACAAAATCCACCTaccttcctgtgcctcagtttccccatttgcaaATAAGGGCAATAACTGATGTCTCAGAGCAGAGCCAGGGACTCAGCATGGGTCAGGGTACATAGCAGGCACTCAACACACACTGATTAGAGTAACTGGTAATGTTTATCAAGTGCCCAACAAGTACCAAGGCCTTTAAGAACCCATACATacatacccactgccgttgagtcaattccgactctgagtgaccctatatgacagagtaaaactgccccacagcatttccaagcagcgcctggcagatttgaactgccagactcttgattagcagctgtagcacttaaccactatgccaccagggtttccttaagaaCCCACAGAATCCCCATAAACCCATGAGGAGAGGActattttatccccattttacagatggggaagctgaggctacAGAGGGTCAGTGACCTGCTGGGTCACACAGCTGCAGTAGGGGGGCCTGGGCAGGGTGGGatctgaaaccctggtgatgcagtggttaaatgctcagctgctaactgaaaggatggcagttggaacccactaggcaattctattctgtcctataaggtcactatgagttgtaattgccttgacagcaacgggtttgggcagGGTGGGGGCATGGGAGGTGAGGTGGTCTCAGCTGGGGTTTCCATCTCATCCCTCAGGCCCATGCTGACAAGCAGAGTTACATCGTATGGATCCTCACGGGCCACGTGCAGCGACAGAGGCAGGAGATGGTGGCGCTGCAGCAAAGGCTTCGACAGATCCAGAAGCGGTGAGCCTGGCGGGGGCTTCCTGGCGGGGGCTGGGCATGCAGGGCAGCTGGACGGGCCACTTCACTTAGCTAAGCCACTTCTCCCTCCCCAGACTCCACACAGTGGCACGTCCAGCCTGAGCCCGCCTGGCCAGAATTGAGAACCAGACACGCAGCAACGGACATTTCCACGACCCTGAGCAGCCCCCGTGAGGGAGGCGCTGCCTGTCCACTGGGGTCAGCCAGGGTGCCAGGCCCAGCTTCCAGCCACAGGGAGACAGAAGCAGGCGGGGACACGAGCAGAGGACACGGCCCCGTTGGGGAGAGGTGGAAGAAGGACATGTGCCCCTTGATGGCCACTGAAGCCCATTAAAGCAGAGCAGAGGCATTGACCTGGGTGTCTGCATGTCTGGAGAGAGGAACCACTCAGCCTGGGTGCCTATGTGCTCCATTCAAGGGCCCAGCTGGCCCAGGGCTGTACCTGTAGCTGGTGTGGGGGGCGTAGACCTCACGTGCGGGGAACTCCAGCATCTCCTTGGTGGGCCGGCCCCGGGGGTCTGGGTAGGGCTTGACGTGCAGCAGCTCCGGGGAAAGGCAGAAGTGGGGGCTCTCGGGGGCGGGGGAGATGTCGATCTTGAGCTGGGCTGGGGAAGGGGAGCCAGTTGGCACTATCCTGAGAACCTGGGGTGGTGGGGCCTCGTGGCTGGGCCCCATCTTTGCTGGGCTGTGGGGTCAGGGCTCCTACTGTCCCACAATGCCCTTCTGGTGGCTCCATCCTTCAGAATGCTGGCCGTCACCCCTATTCCTCTGTCCCTCACCCCACATTTGATCAGCTCTGTCTTCAGGACATACCCAGTCTCTCCTCTGTTACCATGTCCACCATTTGAcctactctctgtctctgccaTTCGGTTTCTCATCTGTGTCCCCAGTAGAAGGCCCACCCCCAACCCCTGAGGTTGGGGACTTGTCTGTCATAGTCACCCCTTGGGTCCCCATGCCTggcacagtaagtgctcagtgtGTGCTTGTTGAACGACTGCATCAGAGCGACATCTCTTGTTTATGGGGTGCACCACACACCGGTCACGGGCCGCAGGCGCCGCAGCAGGGAAGATGGCCGCCGCATGTCAGCCAGGAACTTGAAGAGGTCCTCATCGCTGAGACGTTCAGCCTCCTGCACGTGACCCACACCCATGAGCCAGGGCGTGGTGCTGGGGTCCCCAAAGCAGAAAGGGCTATGGGGGTCCCTGGGTGTCCCCCAGCCCCTGTCCCATAGCCACGACACCTGCTTAAAGAAGTTGGTGACGGTTAGCGTGGCTGGGCGGAAGCCAGAGAAGCTGCAGGCATCGTCTCCGCTACTCGCTCGGTCCTGGGGCCCCCGACGGCGGCGGTCAGTCCAGGTGGGTCGGCGTTCTAGAGGAGAGAGTGTCAGAGAAGGACAgatgagagacagagacagggagggaCAAAGAGCCATAGAGACTCAGGCTTTGTATGGAGCATGGCCACCAGAGGGCGCCACTTCTCCTCCCCCAGTTGCTAGGCCCTAGGGAGTCCAcagcccctgagtggtgcaaatggcaaacatgctcgactgctaactgaaaggtttgtggttcgagtccacccagagatacctgaaAAGAatgccctggaaatctacttctgaaaaatcagccactgaaaaccttatggagcacagtcctactcttgacacacaaggggtcaccatgagtcagttgactccactgcaacttgttagggtgtttgtgccTTGGGCCCCCCATTAGCCCACCCGCTTCCTCACCACCCTCGGAGTCCGAGTCCCGATCCGGCTGCCCGGCGCTGTTCACGATGTTGGCCAGGTGCACGGCTGTCCAGGCAAAGGGCATGCGGTAGCGGCCTAGGCGGGTGCAGAACTGCTCAGCTGCCAGGCGCAGCTTCTCCAGCTTCTCTTTGTTCTGTGGGGGGACCCCCAGCAGCTCAGCACCCAGCCCCGTGGGGTAGCCCCACCTCCACCTGGCCCAGCCTCCCCGCACTCACTTTGGCCGTGTCCGCCTCCTTCAGCACCATGTAGGGCTCACAGCACTCGCTGATGTCACCCTGCTGTAGCACCTTCTCCAGCTGCGGGCAGGTGGCTGAGTGAAGAGATGccccccccagccccccagcCTCCTAGACCTCCCTGAGCCCCCAGACACTCCATCTGCTGAAGACCCTGCTCCAACACCTCCTGTGGCCCACAATGCCCTCTGGATGGAGCCCTCCCCACCCTTGAATTCCATCCCAAACCCCAGGCTCAAGCCCACCTTTCGCTGGCAAGATTTTCCCTAcgtttacatttttgttttgggTGTAAACAGAGGCTGCTGCAAGTGTGGCTTTGGGCCATGGGGTCTGGGCAGTAATTCTGACCCTTCAGGGATGTGGAACCCTGgacccctctctgtgcctcagctttccCATTTGCAAAATGGGGGCCATGGTCACCCCAGGTCCCAGGACTGTTGTGAGGACTAAAAGCGGGAACCCCTGTGAAGCCTGACCTTGAGAGGCACCTGACTGTACCTGCCCAATTTGTTTCATTATTGTAACCTAATGTAATGTTTTGGGAAAGGAGCTGAGCTTACTCCTGGAAATAGAAAATTCCAAACAAATGTGCCAACTTGGTTTCTCCGCCCCAATAGCTGAAAAATTCTCAACTTAGAAAAGAAACACTTTAACATCTGTTCCAGAACCTCCCAACAGCACTTCCCTTGCCTCCTGGCACTGCTGTATGGTTGCATGTGCCCAGGAGGCCCTTTCTCCCCAGGCTGTCCGCCCCCCATGGTCTCAGCTCAGCTTTCACCTCTCCATGGAAGCCCTCGGTGATTTCTCCCTACCTGGGATGAGTCAGGGGTCTCCTCTGGGCTCCCCCTGCTGCCTATGCCCCCTATCACAGCCCTGATCACCCTTTCTGGTAACACATCTGTTTTGTTCCAGGACAGTAGGGCCCGTGCCTGTGGCACTCAAGTTCATCACCCCCCTGCCCAGCCCTAGCAGGCACCTTGATGACCAGGAAGATGTCAGGTGAGGGGTAGGTCACAGAGAAGATGGCAGAGCGGGCCAGGGTGGAGATGGCAGGATGGGTGCCATGTGCCCGCAGCAGCCCCTTTGTGGAGTCTGAGTTCAGGTCGAAGTAGAAGTTCTCCGAGATCTGGGGGCAAGAGAGGCAGCTGGGCCACCACCTCCAGGAAGCCCACGGCCCCCCGAGGAAGAGAAGAAGCAGGGGAGGAAAGCGGTCTCCTACCTTCTTTTTCTCCCGCACGTCGTACAGGGCCAAGATGCCAAAGATGGGCTCAATTTCAATCTCGAACCTGTGGGCAAATGGAGGGCTGTCCAGCAGAGGCTCTCCCTAGCCCCTCTGCCACCCACACACCCTGCTCCCTCTGAGGTCCCAGCCCAGCCTCCGTGCATTGTGGGGGCATACCATGCCCGCTGAGCCACACTGGACCACCATCTATGGGTTTTGCAAAAGGGGACGCTGAGGCACTGAGAGATCCTCAATTTCGTAACTGACACAGAGCCCCTCAACCTTGGCACTTGTTCATTTGACATGGAGGTGGCTTTTGGCACAACGACCCCTTCCATCTTGAAATTCTCGACTCTTGGGCCCTCTGTTGCCCTTCTCTGGGGTGTCCTCTGGCCCCTTGGGCCATGCCATCATTGTCACCAAGGGGCTGAGTCCCATCCCTGCTTGCCTGAATGGCGGCTGTAACCCGCCTGCCTGTTGTGCTCTGCCTTGCTGGCCCCCGGTCACCACATACCTCCTAAGGAAGCATCTGGAAACTAGAGGGTCCCACTGCCCCAAGAACAAAGTCCTGCGTGGCCCAGCCAGCTGCCTCTTGCCTCATTTTCCCCTCTCTGGGCAGTCCAGTGGCCCAAGCATGCACGTCTCCCAGCCTCTGCATGTGCCATGACCCTACCTAGCATGCGTTCACCACCCTCTCCTCGAGTCTTAGCTCAGACATCTCCTCCCCAGAGAATGTGTCCCCAGACTCCCCGCCGGCTGTGTCAGGAGCCTCCTCTGGGCCCCCAGCTCCAATCACAGCCCTGTGTGGCCATCACATGGTTATGTGTCCcgtacacagtaggcactcaataagtatttgctaAATGGATGGATGAGCCCACAGAGCGGTTCCCAACCATTGTGCTTGGGGCAGGAGGTCCACCTGGGCCTCAGGCCAGGCCAGAGCCTCCCTTTCCTGCCCCCGTCTTTCCGGCAGGAACtcagggtggggaggggcagggccaGGCTCGGGTCCAAGTCCACATCCTGTTCAGCTCCATTCCCACGCACTCTGGCTGCTCCCTGGGGGCCGACACGGAAGGGGCCTTGGGCGGCTGGAAGCCAGACACAAGGTTGCCAGCGCCCCCTCCACCCTGGGTCCCAGTAGTAGAGCAGGCAGCCACTGGACTCCAGCACCACAGCCAGGTCAGGGCTCAAATCTCAGCTGTGCTGCTCACAAGTCACATGTTCTTGGGCATGAAGACTTcaccactctgtgcctcagtttccctacctaCACTCATTTCACAAAGTTGTGGTAAGGACTCAACAAGTTGATATACATGAAAGACTGAGAACAGCATCAGTGCTTAATGATTAGTGGCTTTGAGGATGAAACAGGAAGAATTAGTTCCCTTCATAAAAGCCCACGGGTGTTCTCTTGAGTCTCAGTGCTGCACATAGTAATGACATCACTTAAGCCCACCCAGTGCCgtaaagtcgattccgactcatagtgatcctatagggcagagtagaactgccccatagagtttccaaggagcacctggcggatttgaactgccgaccgtttggttagcagccatagcacttaaccactacgccatcactTAAGCAGTAAGCACCAAACGAGTGCCCTGCACTGGAACCCACATGGTCTCCACACACGTCCGAGAGGATGGGCGGGACACCACCACTCACTTGAGCGACAGACACTTGACCAGGATCCTCTGTCCAAAGTGCTCGTGGGGCGGCTCGGGGCGGCTGCAGCGTTCCACAGCCTCATCCTGTCAGGAGCCAGTGGGGGCCGTTAGGACACACTGTCCAGGGAGGGCCTGGAATGCCCGGCCCAAGACCAGCTCTACCCCAGCGGGACTAGGCTTCTTTCAGTCTCCCACCTCTAAGCCATCCCATGTGCTACTCTCCCTGCCTGGAATACCCTTCCTCCTCCTTTCAATGCCTGCTCATCATCCAGGTCACAGGTTATCtggtacttcctccaggaagccttccctgacccctcAGGCCCAGACAGACACTTTCTCTAGGTGCTCACAACACCCTAGGCATCCACATCATGGCACTATCCATCTGGGTTGGAATTTCCTAACAGGGGGGTCTCTCCTGCAGTAGACTGTGAACTCTCTGAGGGCAGAGACCTGGTCTATCTTATTCACAACTGCATCCCTAGTGCCAGCCATACAGTAGATGCCCCAACATGTTAGTCGAATAAATATAGGGGCATACTGCAGGCACCTACTAAAAGCTGGCTGGATAAACACAGATGTACACAGAAAGCATTCAATATATGTTGATTTGACATAGATAGACACATGCACCAGGCACCCAATAAGTACTGGTTGAATAAATATAGACGTATATAGTAAGCACCCAATAAATGTTGGCTGAATAAAAACAGAGCTGTATACCTAATAAATGTTGGTTCGAAAATACATAGTCATATATAAGAGGTGCTCAATTAATGTTGATTAAATACACGGATATACACTAGGTGCCCAAAAAATGCTGTTTAATTACATATAGGAAGATACAGTAGGCACATAATAAGTATTGGCTGAATAAATACATGCATAATGcatatacagtaaaaaaaaaaaaataggcacccAAAAAAACACTGGTTAAATAAATATAGAGATATACAGTAGGTATCCAATAAAAGCTACTGAATAAATATAGGGTATACAGTAAAACAAGGAccgctggtggcacaatggttaagtactcagctgctaactgaaagactggcagtttgaacccaccagccaactctgtaggagaaaagacctggcaatctgctcctgaaaagattacagccttgaaaactctatgagccaGCTCCACTCTAACatactagggtcactatgagtcggagctgactcgacggcacctagcaacaacatgtagtaaaaccagttgccttcaagtcgaccctgactcatggcaaagccatgtgtgtcagggcagaacaatgcttcataggttttcaatggctgattattctgaagtaggtcaccgggcctttcttctgaggtacctctggggggaCTAAAACCACGAAAGtttcggtgagcagccaagtatgttaatcgtttgcaccacccagggtataTGGTAGGCACCCAGTAAATGCTGGCTGGATGATGTATAGGGATACATGTTGGCCTGATGAATACTGCCTGAGGGCGCCTGTGGACCCGCAGGCACCTACCTCATCAGGCGCCGGGTAGAGGGCAAGCAGGGCGCTGGCCCGGTGCTGCCGTCGCAGGGCCTCATTGCGCCGATCCACATCTTCGGGGGCTGCGCGCTCTAGCAGTGAGGGCAACAGTGAGTCGGCGGCCAAGTTCCTGAGGTCAAAGATGCCAGAGGCGCCACTGCCTCGCGGAGTGTCATCTGGAGAACCTGAGCAGCGACGGGGATCTTCCT
This DNA window, taken from Elephas maximus indicus isolate mEleMax1 chromosome 3, mEleMax1 primary haplotype, whole genome shotgun sequence, encodes the following:
- the ANGPTL8 gene encoding angiopoietin-like protein 8, producing the protein MPVLALCLLWTLATVARPVLAAPVGGPEPAPHEELTLLFHGALQLGQALNGVYRTTEARLTEAGRSLGLYGQALGLLGQEVSRGRAAAQELHTGLLEIQTEENALQLLAEAMAQALGEEAHRQQVLRDRLQQLEVRLRGAWLGHAHHEFEALKAHADKQSYIVWILTGHVQRQRQEMVALQQRLRQIQKR